One stretch of Miscanthus floridulus cultivar M001 chromosome 18, ASM1932011v1, whole genome shotgun sequence DNA includes these proteins:
- the LOC136520848 gene encoding protein trichome birefringence-like 1 — MKSLWKQSGGLVCADAGPLSPLGGRSRRRARLTLYAFAVAFAAFTAYVALASPPSSAGSGAGASWFGGVYASTAPYRSQISSLFSSILPADSPAPSPEPLRVTSGGSGGGGGQVTRDASTVQVGSAAGSNSSATAGSSKQLGSGGAAPIGNAGAGRVPPAADLAGTGIGGGGAPTNSSASSDGAPNDAVDLNKRSHGGVSTGGGSGSPASSSPVHGAAAEVGDNSVDGSNKQSGSGSGALSNAAAGHGSTVRAEAKVASDVSTNSSAGSGSLGKVDLSTGSSNNLAGSGSGVSGSGSVAGNSSTVKPHAGDAVRAGSRGSSGNGTATKVDLNKGSDAQPGNPNGDASHTSDVSSSLGKSKDTMAVTSESSSSDAQPDSGSGDASHQSPGSSSPVKSNAGDGEVEGSKGNVSVVPTSNQTGSLALVGQKDVGSPRNNNTVVASPPVKNQEQTQSQVAPSGSTDTVNNPKGDAAQGSAGSSENHSAQANSSKSGNYSKGNRSSIKQDGGSGGNKKADWFKEVASCDMFHGNWVRDDSYPLYPEGSCPHIDEPFDCYFNGRRDLAYQKLRWQPSGCSIPRLNPTDMLERLRGKRLVFVGDSLNRNMWESLVCILRNSVKDKRKVFEASGRREFKTEGSYSFLFTDYHCSVEFFRSPFLVQEWEMQVSSGKKKETLRLDLVEQSSLKYKDADFLIFNTGHWWTHEKTALGKDYYQEGNYVYNELNVMDAFHKALLTWSKWIDANVNPRKTAVLFRGYSASHFSGGQWNSGGSCDKESEPITNEQYLSTYPPKMSILEDVIHKMKTPVVYLNITRMTDYRKDAHPSIYRKQNLTDEERRSPERYQDCSHWCLPGVPDSWNELVYAQLLIRQHQMRQQ, encoded by the exons ATGAAGAGCCTGTGGAAGCAGAGCGGCGGCCTGGTGTGCGCGGACGCCGGACCGCTCAGCCCGCTCGGAGGCCGCTCCCGGCGCCGCGCGAGGCTCACGCTGTACGCGTTCGCGGTCGCCTTCGCCGCGTTCACCGCCTACGTCGCCTTAGCCTCGCCTCCCTCCTCCGCGGGCTCCGGCGCCGGCGCCTCGTGGTTTGGCGGAGTGTACGCGTCCACGGCGCCGTACCGCTCGCAGATTTCCAGCCTCTTCTCGTCCATCTTGCCCGCCGACTCGCCCGCCCCCTCGCCAGAGCCGCTGCGCGTCACGTCCGGCGGATCGGGCGGAGGCGGTGGCCAGGTGACCCGGGATGCGAGCACCGTGCAAGTCGGGAGCGCGGCGGGAAGCAACAGCTCTGCCACGGCTGGGTCTAGTAAGCAGCTGGGAAGTGGAGGCGCCGCTCCGATCGGCAATGCGGGCGCTGGGAGAGTGCCTCCGGCAGCCGATTTGGCCGGTACTGGCATTGGCGGAGGCGGAGCTCCAACGAACAGTTCCGCCTCAAGTGACGGTGCTCCGAACGACGCGGTGGATCTGAATAAACGAAGCCACGGAGGCGTTTCCACGGGAGGCGGCAGTGGATCCCCGGCCAGTAGTTCACCCGTACATGGAGCCGCCGCGGAGGTCGGCGACAATAGCGTCGATGGGTCTAATAAGCAGTCGGGAAGTGGAAGCGGAGCCCTGAGCAATGCTGCTGCCGGACATGGCAGCACTGTCAGAGCTGAGGCCAAAGTTGCAAGTGATGTTTCCACCAATAGTTCTGCGGGGAGTGGCAGCTTGGGGAAGGTAGATTTGAGCACTGGATCTTCTAATAATCTGGCAGGGAGTGGAAGTGGCGTTTCAGGCAGTGGTTCGGTTGCTGGAAATAGCAGCACTGTGAAGCCTCATGCTGGAGATGCTGTTCGAGCCGGGAGCAGGGGTTCTTCTGGAAATGGCACTGCTACCAAGGTTGATCTGAATAAAGGTTCAGATGCTCAGCCAGGAAATCCAAATGGAGATGCAAGCCATACATCAGATGTAAGTTCTAGTTTGGGGAAGAGTAAAGATACAATGGCTGTGACCAGTGAGAGTTCGAGTTCAGATGCTCAACCAGACAGTGGAAGTGGAGATGCAAGCCATCAATCACCTGGAAGTTCTAGTCCAGTAAAGAGCAATGCTGGAGATGGCGAAGTTGAGGGCAGTAAGGGAAATGTGAGTGTCGTTCCAACTAGTAATCAAACTGGGAGTCTGGCATTGGTAGGGCAGAAAGATGTTGGATCTCCCAGGAACAACAACACAGTTGTAGCGTCTCCCCCTGTGAAGAATCAGGAACAGACCCAGAGCCAAGTTGCTCCCAGCGGGAGCACTGATACAGTGAATAATCCGAAGGGAGATGCTGCTCAGGGCAGTGCTGGTTCATCAGAGAACCATTCGGCCCAAGCAAACTCCTCAAAATCTGGAAATTACAGTAAGGGTAACAGGTCATCAATAAAACAGGATGGTGGTTCTGGTGGAAATAAGAAAGCTGATTGGTTCAAGGAAGTGGCTAGTTGCGATATGTTCCATGGGAATTGGGTTAGGGATGACTCATACCCTCTCTACCCTGAGGGATCATGTCCTCACATTGATGAGCCCTTTGACTGCTATTTCAACGGTCGGCGAGATCTAGCTTACCAGAAGCTCCGCTGGCAACCCAGTGGATGCAGTATCCCAAG ATTGAACCCAACCGATATGTTGGAGAGGCTGAGAGGAAAAAGACTTGTTTTCGTTGGTGATTCACTCAATAGGAACATGTGGGAATCCCTTGTGTGCATTTTGAGGAATTCTGTCAAAGACAAGAGGAAGGTTTTCGAGGCATCTGGCAGGCGTGAGTTTAAGACCGAAGGCTCATACTCTTTCCTGTTCACG GATTATCACTGCAGCGTGGAGTTCTTCCGCTCCCCATTCCTAGTCCAGGAATGGGAGATGCAAGTGAGCAGTGGAAAGAAAAAGGAAACTCTCAGGCTTGATCTGGTCGAGCAATCATCATTGAAGTACAAGGATGCAGACTTTCTCATTTTCAATACTGGGCATTGGTGGACACATGAGAAAACTGCTCTTGG GAAGGACTACTATCAGGAAGGTAACTATGTGTATAATGAGCTAAATGTCATGGATGCCTTTCATAAAGCTCTTCTCACCTGGTCCAAGTGGATTGATGCCAATGTTAACCCCAGAAAAACTGCTGTGTTATTCAGAGGCTACTCAGCATCTCATTTTAG TGGCGGCCAATGGAATTCAGGCGGTAGCTGTGACAAGGAGAGCGAACCAATAACCAATGAACAGTACCTTTCAACCTACCCACCAAAGATGAGCATTCTGGAAGATGTGATCCACAAGATGAAAACTCCTGTTGTTTATTTGAACATAACGAGAATGACTGACTACAGAAAGGATGCACACCCTTCCATCTACCGCAAGCAGAACCTTACTGATGAGGAGAGGAGATCGCCGGAAAGATATCAGGACTGCAGCCACTGGTGCCTTCCTGGAGTACCAGATTCCTGGAATGAACTGGTTTATGCTCAACTTTTGATCAGGCAGCATCAAATGCGCCAACAATAA
- the LOC136522720 gene encoding growth-regulating factor 12-like: MRIRRRPQPSSLQAAASSDLAGAASTAPQTPLKAAARNRGGWLLAAGGEDEDREAKLLHASSADLVLGQKSGVARRLALPQDDNVVVDCGGRSMGGGAQHGADDDDGRMRFSAANGHGGSEHKDGGGAACTGGVGGRYEPPVAVKATEERVTSNGFVQQPAAASAPPVAAAAVVKDEGKKQKQATSNGTGTGAGAKKRRGPAVLLEGSRCSRVNGRGWRCSQPTLVGYSLCEHHLGKGRMRSAAAAAAARGGGNAGVGRLGRTEHGARIAATVVAVGAARDVVATAAAPPPKAEGPSLPGC; the protein is encoded by the exons ATGAGGATCAGGCGGAGGCCACAGCCGTCCTCCCTGCAGGCGGCGGCCAGCTCAGATCTGGCCGGGGCCGCATCCACGGCGCCGCAGACCCCGCTGAAAGCCGCCGCGAGGAACCGTGGTGGGTGGCTGTTGGCTGCAGGCGGCGAGGATGAGGATCGCGAGGCGAAGCTGCTGCATGCGAGTAGTGCGGATCTTGTTCTCGGGCAGAAATCTGGAGTGGCCAGGCGCCTGGCATTGCCCCAG GACGACAATGTGGTGGTGGATTGCGGCGGCAGGAGCATGGGTGGTGGTGCACAGCATggcgctgatgatgatgatggtcgcATGAG ATTCAGCGCGGCGaatggccatggcggctcggagcACAAGGACGGCGGCGGGGCGGCGTGCACCGGTGGTGTCGGCGGCAGGTACGAGCCACCGGTGGCAGTGAAGGCGACCGAGGAACGGGTGACGAGCAATGGCTTCGTGCAGCAGCCTGCGGCGGCGTCGGCGCCGCCCGTGGCCGCGGCGGCCGtcgtcaaggacgaggggaagAAGCAGAAGCAGGCCACCAGcaacggcaccggcaccggcgccGGGGCCAAGAAGCGGCGGGGCCCGGCGGTGCTGCTGGAGGGGTCGCGGTGCAGCCGCGTGAACGGGCGTGGGTGGCGGTGCAGCCAGCCGACGCTGGTCGGATACTCGCTCTGCGAGCACCACCTCGGCAAGGGCCGCATGCGGAGCGCGGCCGCGGCAGCCGCGGCGCGGGGTGGCGGCAACGCCGGCGTCGGCCGGCTCGGGCGTACCGAGCACGGGGCCAGGATCGCCGCCACCGTCGTGGCGGTGGGCGCAGCAAGAGACGttgtcgccaccgccgccgcgccaccGCCCAAGGCCGAGGGGCCGAGCCTGCCGGGCTGCTAG
- the LOC136522866 gene encoding uncharacterized protein isoform X1, with amino-acid sequence MRIMPSHPTSLRGRDSDDDDFRDRDYDVAALANNLSQAFRYGIYNNDDIEEAQGSHERDDEVSLPRSTCLCLVGAFVKNVECSLIGLQGSCFYSRIANISSLVDIFSGS; translated from the exons ATGAGGATAATGCCGAG CCATCCAACTTCTCTTCGTGGGAGGGATAGCGATGACGACGACTTCCGAGACAGAGACTATGATGTGGCAGCACTTGCTAATAATCTGAGTCAGGCATTTCGATATGGGATATACAACAATGATGACATTGAAGAG GCACAAGGATCCCACGAACGAGATGATGAG GTTAGTCTTCCTCGTTCCACTTGTCTTTGTCTTGTGGGGGCATTTGTGAAGAATGTAGAGTGCTCACTTATTGGATTACAAGGTTCTTGTTTCTATTCAAGGATAGCTAACATTAGTTCTCTTGTAGATATATTCTCAGGCAGTTAG
- the LOC136522866 gene encoding uncharacterized protein isoform X2 yields MRIMPSHPTSLRGRDSDDDDFRDRDYDVAALANNLSQAFRYGIYNNDDIEEAQGSHERDDESSSFHLSLSCGGICEECRVLTYWITRFLFLFKDS; encoded by the exons ATGAGGATAATGCCGAG CCATCCAACTTCTCTTCGTGGGAGGGATAGCGATGACGACGACTTCCGAGACAGAGACTATGATGTGGCAGCACTTGCTAATAATCTGAGTCAGGCATTTCGATATGGGATATACAACAATGATGACATTGAAGAG GCACAAGGATCCCACGAACGAGATGATGAG TCTTCCTCGTTCCACTTGTCTTTGTCTTGTGGGGGCATTTGTGAAGAATGTAGAGTGCTCACTTATTGGATTACAAGGTTCTTGTTTCTATTCAAGGATAGCTAA